One genomic window of Caldivirga maquilingensis IC-167 includes the following:
- a CDS encoding DUF1614 domain-containing protein: MRTVRVLIYWPFTRTRGIMYVLLSAITIPVYMFNLATALSLIGLQQPYPMVIGLLITVVSLAMSAIHVVVYETKTTVYVPSFTYLTFFGMTFKIPTISTQSRRTMISLNVGGALIPVAVSMALAYMLYVNYPRLIIPMVASVALTAVMVNRVSRVVPAIGIVTPAIVPPILAAFISYMTVAFTANPYIFVTPVVAYITGVLGTLIGADLLNLRKVIGIAPVIADIGGAGTFDGIFFTGILAVFYASLVSTL; encoded by the coding sequence GTGAGGACAGTGAGGGTTTTGATTTACTGGCCCTTTACTAGGACTAGGGGCATAATGTATGTTCTACTATCCGCTATAACGATACCCGTTTACATGTTTAACCTAGCTACGGCATTATCATTAATAGGGCTTCAGCAACCATACCCCATGGTAATTGGCCTATTGATTACGGTTGTTAGTTTAGCGATGAGCGCAATACATGTTGTTGTTTATGAAACCAAGACCACGGTGTATGTACCATCATTCACGTACCTGACATTCTTCGGGATGACCTTTAAGATACCCACTATCTCAACGCAATCAAGGAGGACAATGATATCCTTAAACGTTGGTGGGGCATTAATACCGGTGGCTGTTTCCATGGCTTTAGCCTACATGCTGTATGTAAATTACCCAAGATTAATCATCCCCATGGTTGCGTCAGTAGCATTGACTGCAGTAATGGTTAATAGGGTGTCCAGGGTTGTACCAGCCATAGGCATAGTGACGCCGGCCATTGTACCACCCATACTGGCTGCCTTCATATCATACATGACGGTTGCCTTCACTGCTAACCCCTACATATTCGTAACACCGGTGGTAGCCTACATAACTGGTGTCTTAGGTACATTAATAGGCGCTGACTTACTTAACCTACGTAAAGTCATAGGTATAGCCCCAGTGATTGCTGATATTGGTGGTGCAGGAACCTTTGATGGAATATTCTTCACAGGGATTCTTGCAGTATTCTACGCATCCCTAGTATCAACGCTTTAA
- a CDS encoding ATP-binding cassette domain-containing protein yields MLELRDAAVKVSKEVFGVVNATMSINDGIAVVLGPNGSGKTTLLRAISGIIPYEGSIKVDGIEVRDAVGLSQLSSNLPEIYRVAYDVSGVLRSLNIPKT; encoded by the coding sequence ATGCTGGAGTTAAGGGATGCTGCTGTGAAGGTAAGTAAGGAGGTTTTTGGTGTGGTTAATGCAACCATGAGTATTAATGATGGCATAGCCGTGGTTTTAGGTCCTAATGGTAGTGGTAAGACTACATTGCTTAGGGCTATTAGCGGTATCATACCCTATGAGGGTAGTATTAAGGTTGATGGTATCGAGGTTAGGGATGCAGTGGGTCTTTCGCAGTTATCCAGTAACCTACCTGAAATATACAGGGTAGCCTATGACGTCTCCGGTGTCTTAAGGAGCCTCAACATACCTAAGACTTGA
- a CDS encoding amidohydrolase translates to MLLLRNCRYVITPTEDGGVKVMENASVLINNGVIEGVGDVKASGVDVIECEGVAIPGLFNAHTHLAMTMFRGLVDGLELQDWLKVIWGMERRLTEEAVLMGFELGLIESLMSGVTGVLDMYFNPNVINLVEKYGVRVFEGPTFIDEFENPRLTENRLRNLIAESQGHSLIKPVLNLHSVYANSEDTLTRVSELKEELGLRLHTHVSETRWEVYRIRDRYGAYPVEVLDKFKLLDSKSILVHLGWVTNWEIELILRSQATAVHCPSSNMKLATAGFFPIRELMKGSNVTLGTDGPGTGDSLDLFKEMRLAVLLQRNNYWDASALTAEDALIMATRNGYRAVGLKGGLIEPGYLADIVILNHEDPKVNPLNKHNIIKNIVYSYTGSMVKMSIINGKPVYGPHNRIKLIKRTKELSQKLSNYIEKLLNNH, encoded by the coding sequence GTGTTATTGCTTAGGAACTGCAGATACGTGATTACGCCCACGGAGGATGGTGGTGTTAAGGTTATGGAGAATGCAAGCGTATTGATTAATAATGGTGTAATAGAGGGGGTTGGTGATGTTAAAGCCAGTGGGGTTGATGTTATTGAATGCGAAGGTGTAGCAATACCAGGTCTCTTCAATGCTCATACTCACTTAGCCATGACGATGTTTAGGGGGCTTGTTGATGGCTTGGAGCTTCAGGATTGGTTAAAGGTTATCTGGGGCATGGAGAGGAGGCTTACAGAGGAGGCTGTGCTTATGGGGTTTGAACTCGGCTTAATCGAATCATTAATGAGCGGTGTAACCGGTGTGCTTGACATGTACTTTAACCCAAACGTAATTAATCTAGTGGAGAAGTATGGAGTGAGGGTTTTCGAGGGACCGACATTCATTGATGAATTCGAGAATCCCAGGCTCACTGAGAATAGGTTAAGGAACCTTATAGCTGAATCACAGGGCCATAGCCTAATCAAGCCTGTATTGAATCTTCACAGCGTATACGCTAATAGTGAGGATACTTTAACGAGGGTTAGTGAACTTAAGGAGGAGCTTGGCTTAAGGCTACACACGCATGTTAGTGAAACCAGGTGGGAGGTTTACAGGATTAGGGATAGGTACGGTGCCTACCCTGTGGAGGTCCTGGATAAGTTTAAGCTACTCGACTCAAAGTCAATACTAGTCCACTTAGGTTGGGTAACCAACTGGGAGATTGAGTTAATACTTAGGTCACAGGCAACCGCGGTTCACTGCCCATCATCAAACATGAAACTGGCCACAGCTGGATTCTTCCCAATAAGGGAATTAATGAAGGGTAGCAACGTCACCCTTGGCACTGATGGGCCAGGTACAGGGGATTCCCTGGACCTATTTAAGGAGATGAGACTTGCAGTACTACTGCAGAGGAATAATTACTGGGATGCCTCAGCATTAACAGCTGAGGATGCCTTAATCATGGCCACTAGAAACGGCTATAGGGCGGTTGGGTTAAAGGGAGGCCTAATAGAGCCAGGTTACCTAGCGGACATAGTAATCCTCAACCACGAAGACCCCAAGGTCAATCCACTGAATAAACACAACATAATTAAAAACATAGTCTACTCATACACAGGGAGTATGGTTAAGATGAGTATCATTAACGGTAAGCCAGTATACGGACCACACAACAGGATTAAACTCATTAAAAGAACCAAGGAACTAAGCCAAAAACTATCGAATTACATAGAGAAATTACTAAACAACCACTAA
- the nagA gene encoding N-acetylglucosamine-6-phosphate deacetylase: MVQRRVRVDKLYTPMHVLHDAVLVVENGKVVGLEEGGSFDVDYRGYSAAPGLVDTHTHGCGGIEVTLIKATNELGKLAECYAKFGVTSFLPTTVSASHETLMRVAGVIRQYKGDGVKGARVLGLNLEGPYINPKRKGAQNPSVIRLPNVHEFNQYYEESGGLIRVMTIAPEVEGALSLIQHLSSIGVIPSIGHTDADYGTVMKAITLGASRATHLFDAMTGIHHRELGAAMALLDSEDVYIELITDLIHLKPETILFALKYAGLHRVLAVTDSISAAGLGEGEYELGGLRVIVKGGRATLPDGTLAGSVLTMDNALKNLVKIGLRLSDALRLTSTNPAQSIGESNIGCLKPGCLADFIILDDDLRVMATYVNGSIVYASEI; the protein is encoded by the coding sequence ATGGTTCAGCGTAGGGTTAGGGTGGATAAGCTATATACCCCAATGCACGTACTCCATGATGCGGTTCTCGTAGTGGAAAACGGTAAGGTAGTGGGCTTGGAGGAGGGGGGTTCCTTTGATGTTGATTACAGGGGTTACTCAGCCGCACCAGGGCTTGTGGATACTCACACTCATGGCTGCGGTGGAATTGAGGTAACCTTAATTAAGGCAACTAATGAATTAGGTAAGTTAGCAGAGTGCTACGCTAAATTCGGCGTAACCTCATTCCTCCCCACCACTGTTTCCGCGTCCCATGAAACCTTAATGAGGGTGGCTGGAGTTATTAGGCAGTATAAGGGTGATGGGGTTAAGGGGGCTAGGGTCCTCGGCCTTAACCTAGAGGGCCCTTACATAAACCCTAAGAGAAAGGGGGCTCAGAATCCATCAGTGATAAGGTTACCTAATGTACATGAGTTTAACCAGTACTATGAGGAGTCAGGGGGCTTAATAAGAGTAATGACCATCGCCCCCGAGGTTGAGGGTGCGTTAAGCCTTATTCAACACTTATCCAGTATTGGGGTAATACCCAGCATAGGCCACACTGACGCCGACTACGGCACAGTAATGAAGGCCATAACCCTAGGCGCCTCCAGGGCAACGCACTTGTTTGATGCAATGACGGGTATTCATCATAGGGAATTGGGGGCCGCCATGGCTTTACTGGATTCTGAGGATGTTTACATTGAGTTGATAACTGACTTAATTCACCTGAAGCCTGAAACAATATTATTCGCATTAAAGTACGCTGGCTTACATAGGGTATTAGCGGTAACAGACTCAATATCAGCCGCAGGCCTTGGTGAGGGGGAGTATGAGTTAGGGGGTTTAAGGGTTATTGTGAAGGGTGGTAGGGCAACCCTACCTGATGGTACATTAGCTGGAAGCGTATTAACCATGGATAACGCCCTAAAGAACCTAGTGAAGATTGGGTTAAGGCTTAGTGATGCATTAAGGCTTACTTCAACTAATCCAGCTCAATCAATTGGTGAAAGTAACATCGGGTGCCTTAAGCCAGGTTGCTTAGCCGACTTCATAATACTTGATGATGACTTAAGGGTAATGGCCACGTACGTTAATGGCTCTATTGTTTACGCTAGTGAAATATGA